From one Mytilus trossulus isolate FHL-02 chromosome 10, PNRI_Mtr1.1.1.hap1, whole genome shotgun sequence genomic stretch:
- the LOC134687963 gene encoding neurofilament heavy polypeptide-like, which produces MWKQSQIICGVIQKFCLICPETQTSAKTYFRKDAWQLVLNTLKVLEDMYISNTQKYYDKISPCQTRKGKALIGPVEEKRSVYSFTSEEFSPLKARKAKKSFTSEDSIPLKGRKARKSFTSEDNSPLKARKSFTSEDSSPLKARKYLTTEDSSPLKARKSFTTEDSSPLIARKSFTSKDSSPLKAIQGKRSVDNSSLKARKSFTNEDIVFH; this is translated from the exons ATGTGGAAACAAAGCCAGATAATCTGTGGAGTCATACAGAAATTCTGTTTAATATGTCCCGAAACACAAACTTCAGCGAAGACCTACTTTAGAAAAGATGCATGGCAGCTTGTTTTAAATACTCTCAAAGTATTAGAAG ATATGTATATTAGTAACACTCAGAAGTATTATGATAAGATTTCTCCATGCCAGACAAGAAAAGGCAAAGCTTTAATAGGTCCAGTTGAAG aaaaaagaagTGTATATTCCTTTACAAGTGAGGAATTTTCTCCATTAAAAGCTAGGAAAGCTAAGAAATCCTTTACAAGTGAGGACAGTATTCCATTAAAAGGTAGGAAAGCTAGGAAATCCTTTACAAGTGAGGACAATTCTCCATTAAAAGCTAGGAAATCCTTTACAAGTGAGGATAGTTCTCCATTAAAAGCTAGGAAATATCTTACAACTGAAGATAGTTCTCCATTAAAAGCTAGGAAATCCTTTACAACTGAGGACAGCTCTCCATTAATTGCTAGGAAATCCTTTACAAGCAAGGACAGTTCTCCATTAAAAGCAATACAAG GAAAAAGAAGTGTGGACAATTCTTCATTAAAAGCTAGGAAATCCTTTACAAATGAAGATATAGTTTTCCATTAA